The window GCTGGTTCTAATGCTTTGCGTTGTACCACCTCAGGTTTACTGAAAAAGTAACCTTGAAAATAGCTGAATCCTGCCGCTTTTGCTTGCTCAAATTCCTGATATGTTTCAACTTTTTCTGCCAGAAAGACAATTTTGGACTCACGCAGTTTATAGATGAACTGTCTGGCCTTTTCGATCGGTATGATTCGAATATCGAATTTAATAATGGAAACGTAGGGCAGAAAGGGCTTCCATTCAACACTTGGGACAAAATCATCCAAGGCGATTTTGTAGCCCATGCGTGCCATCTTCCGCACCGCTTCTAAAAGCTCAGGAGTCGGAGGGCAATCTTCCAGCACTTCGACCACCAGACTATTGGTCGGGAACAGAGTTGGCACTAAGTTGATCAGACTTTGATAAGGGAAATTAACAAAGCCGAGATGCTTACCCAAGGTACTGTAATGGGTAGAGAGGAAGTGATCCGACAGCAGTCGGCTGGTGGCTAAATCCGGATCGATCTCCGGAAACGTATTCTTAGGCCCATCACGAAACAGCAGTTCGTACCCAATGGTTTTTCGGTTGCTATCCAGAATAGGCTGACGCGCGATATATGAATTGGTCAAGGCAGCATTTACCCCAAAAATTGACGTTGTCGAAACTAGGTGAACTTAATCCAGGTTGAACTTAACGTGTTACCACTGCATTAAAATCGCGCCAGTCGCGACAAACATCAGAAATAGTTTTGAGGCGCTGGCGTTCAGAGCGATGATTGCTGAGTGAATAAACGGTTTTCCAGTGAATAACCACTGTCAGAATAGACCAATACTGAGCCTTGTGTGTACCAGTCGCCTAAAACGATTCTGGTTTTTTGCGAGTCATCACTTAACTGATGAATGGCAGGACGGTGAGTATGACCATGAATCATCAGGTTAACCTGATGGCGCTCCATCACGCGGATAACTTCATCCGGAGTCACATCCATAATCTCCATCGCCTTCTGACTTTTATCACTGCGAATGTCGGTCTGAATTTTCGCCACAATACGCTTTTTGACCCAATAAGGTAAGCGATTAAACACCCATTGCAGCCAGGGCTGATGGACTTTTTCCCGAAATGCCAAATAGCGCACATCCTGAGTACACAAAGTGTCGCCATGCAAAATAACGGCTTTGGTGCCATACAGATCAATGGTTGCTTCTTCGTCAAGTAAGGTCACGCCTGTTTGTCTGGCGAAACGACGGCCGACCAGAAAATCACGATTACCGTGGATAAAATAACAGGGTACGCCATGTTGAGTCAGTCGCTTGAATTCCTGTCTTATCTGGTTGGCAAAGTCGGTCGGGTCATCATCACCAATCCAGAAATCAAACAGGTCACCCAGCACGTAAAGTGCATCGGCATTGACTGCTTCGTTACGCATAAACTGAATGAAACAACCGGTGATGTCCGGGCGATGGGGGGTCAGGTGGAGATCTGAAATAAATAAAGTATGCATAGAGTTTGAATTCGGAGCGCCGCTGGCGGCGCTCCTGCGTCGATTATTCTTCGATGGTGGTGCCAGTGATGACCACTTCATCCAGTGGTACGTCCTGGTGCATGCCGTAAGAAACCGGTGCTTACACCTTTGATTTGGTTAACCACGTCCATGCCTTCAACAACTTCACCAAATACACAGTAACCCCAACCATCCAGGCTTTCTGAGCGGAAATCCAGGAAAGTGTTGTTGTTTACGTTGATGAAGAACTGAGAACTTGCAGAGTGCGGTTCCATAGTACGCGCCATTGCCAGCGTACCGACTTTGTTGCTCAGGCCGTTATTCGCTTCGTTGCGAATCGGTGCACGAGTTGGCTTTTCACGCAGACCAGACGTCATGCCGCCGCCCTGAACCATAAAGCCATCGATAACACGGTGGAACAGAGTGTTGTCGTAGAAACCGTCACGGCAGTATTGCAGAAAGTTTGCGCTGGTTTCCGGCGCTTTTTCCTCGTTCAGCTGAATTTTAATGTCACCAAAGTTTGTGTGAAGGGTGATCATGTGCATTACCTTTGCTTGTTTTGTGTGAATAGGCGATTTTAGCCTAACTTTTTGTCCATTCAAAACATCAAATGGATGACCAGACGATAACAGAGTTGTTATACTGTGGCACTATTTTGGTTTTAACGGTAATTAGATAGCGATCATGTTGAAGATTTATAACACACTCACGAGACAGAAAGAGGAATTCAAACCCATCACTGCCGGTAAAGTTGGCATGTACGTGTGTGGAGTCACAATATACGATCTCTGTCATATCGGGCACGGCCGTACCTTCGTCTCATTCGACGTCGTGTCCCGTTACCTGCGTTACCTGGGTTACGATCTGACCTTCGTACGTAACATTACCGACATCGATGACAAAATCATCAAGCGTGCGGCGGAAAATCAGGAATCCTGTGATTCGCTGACCGAGCGCCTGATCCAGGAAATGTACGCAGACTTTGATGCGCTGAACATCAAACGTCCGGATGTTGAACCACGCGCAACGGCTTACATTGAAGAGATCATTGCTCTGGTTGAACGTCTGATCGAACGGGGTTTCGCCTATGTTGCCGACAACGGCGACGTGATGTTTGAAGTTAACAAGTTTGATCAGTACGGTAAGCTGTCGAAACAGGATCTGGACCAGCTGCAAGCCGGTGCTCGTGTTGATATCGAAACCGCGAAGCGCAGCCCGCTGGATTTCGTACTGTGGAAAATGTC is drawn from Vibrio sp. CDRSL-10 TSBA and contains these coding sequences:
- the lpxH gene encoding UDP-2,3-diacylglucosamine diphosphatase, which encodes MHTLFISDLHLTPHRPDITGCFIQFMRNEAVNADALYVLGDLFDFWIGDDDPTDFANQIRQEFKRLTQHGVPCYFIHGNRDFLVGRRFARQTGVTLLDEEATIDLYGTKAVILHGDTLCTQDVRYLAFREKVHQPWLQWVFNRLPYWVKKRIVAKIQTDIRSDKSQKAMEIMDVTPDEVIRVMERHQVNLMIHGHTHRPAIHQLSDDSQKTRIVLGDWYTQGSVLVYSDSGYSLENRLFTQQSSL